One genomic window of Halorubrum hochsteinianum includes the following:
- a CDS encoding DUF1611 domain-containing protein: MDTERIAVLAHEKFPDRAKTALGVMRYGDQEVRAVLDRDRAGGRVRDHVPDVADAPIVESFADAHAAADGDLDALYIGIAPIGGGFDESWRSDVEAAIEAGCDVVSGLHYFLNEDEEFAALADEHGVDLVDVRRPDDDLTVATGASADVDADVLLTVGTDCSVGKMTASLEIVAAARERGIDAAFVPTGQTGIMIAGWGNPIDRVVSDFAAGAVEEMLVAVGDDHDLLVVEGQGSIVHPAYSAVTCGILHGAMPDGLVLCHAAGREVVHGYESFDLPPIAEYVDLYEGLANPVHETAVVAGAVNTKDVADDEAAADAVAAVAEAAGVPAADPVRHGADEIVDAALDAGLGVDEDGNEDDEEAADE; the protein is encoded by the coding sequence ATGGACACAGAGCGGATCGCGGTGCTGGCCCACGAGAAGTTCCCCGACCGCGCGAAGACGGCGCTCGGCGTGATGCGCTACGGCGACCAAGAGGTTCGGGCGGTCCTCGACCGCGACCGCGCCGGCGGCCGCGTTCGCGACCACGTCCCGGACGTGGCGGACGCGCCGATCGTCGAGTCGTTCGCGGACGCGCACGCGGCCGCGGACGGCGATCTGGACGCCTTATATATCGGGATCGCGCCGATCGGCGGCGGCTTCGACGAGTCGTGGCGGTCGGACGTCGAGGCGGCGATCGAGGCCGGCTGCGACGTGGTGAGCGGCCTCCACTACTTCCTGAACGAGGACGAGGAGTTCGCGGCGCTGGCCGACGAACACGGCGTCGACCTCGTCGACGTCCGGCGGCCGGACGACGATCTGACGGTGGCCACCGGAGCCTCGGCCGACGTGGACGCCGACGTGCTGCTCACCGTGGGGACCGACTGCTCGGTCGGCAAGATGACCGCCTCGCTGGAGATCGTCGCGGCCGCCCGCGAGCGGGGGATCGACGCCGCCTTCGTCCCGACGGGCCAGACCGGGATCATGATCGCCGGGTGGGGGAACCCGATCGACCGCGTCGTCTCCGACTTCGCCGCGGGCGCGGTCGAGGAGATGCTCGTCGCGGTCGGCGACGACCACGACCTGCTCGTCGTCGAGGGGCAGGGAAGCATCGTCCACCCCGCATACTCGGCGGTCACCTGCGGCATCCTCCACGGCGCGATGCCGGACGGGCTCGTCCTCTGTCACGCCGCGGGCCGGGAGGTCGTCCACGGTTACGAGTCGTTCGACCTCCCGCCGATCGCGGAGTACGTCGACCTCTACGAGGGGCTGGCGAACCCCGTCCACGAGACCGCGGTCGTCGCCGGCGCGGTCAACACGAAGGACGTGGCCGACGACGAGGCGGCCGCGGACGCGGTCGCCGCGGTCGCCGAGGCGGCGGGCGTGCCCGCGGCCGACCCGGTGCGCCACGGCGCGGACGAAATCGTCGACGCCGCGCTCGACGCTGGACTCGGCGTGGACGAGGACGGGAACGAGGACGACGAGGAGGCGGCCGACGAATGA
- a CDS encoding dipeptide epimerase — MSLDAEFERVSMPLENPFTISRGTQTAAENVVVRVTDEAGMTGVGGAAPSSHYGETADTVEAVMPDLLDAVERVGDPHALHAIESELRAVVEGNPAARCAVSIAVHDLAAKRLGVPLHRLWGLDPSDAPKTSFTIGLDDTDRVREKAADAVEAGHSVLKIKLGTVRDRELVDAVREAAPDARLRVDANEAWTPKEAVRKAEWLADRDVEFVEQPVPAENPEGLRYVYERSELPVAADESCVTAADVPAIADRCDIANLKLMKTGGLLEARRAIAAARAHGLEVMCGCMVESNASIAAAAQLAPLLDYADLDGSLLLAEDPYAGINLSDGEIRLAEQDRAGTGARPAEE; from the coding sequence ATGAGCCTCGACGCCGAGTTCGAGCGGGTGTCCATGCCCTTGGAGAACCCGTTCACGATCTCGCGGGGGACCCAGACGGCGGCCGAGAACGTGGTCGTCCGGGTGACCGACGAGGCGGGGATGACCGGCGTCGGCGGCGCGGCCCCCTCGTCGCACTACGGCGAGACGGCCGACACGGTCGAAGCGGTCATGCCGGACCTGCTCGACGCGGTCGAGCGCGTCGGCGACCCCCACGCGCTCCACGCGATCGAGTCCGAACTGCGCGCGGTCGTCGAGGGGAACCCCGCCGCCCGCTGTGCCGTCTCGATCGCGGTCCACGACCTCGCGGCGAAGCGGCTCGGCGTCCCCCTCCACCGCCTGTGGGGGCTCGATCCGAGCGACGCGCCGAAGACGTCGTTCACGATCGGACTCGACGACACCGACCGCGTGCGGGAGAAGGCCGCCGACGCCGTCGAGGCCGGCCACTCGGTGCTGAAGATCAAGCTCGGCACCGTCCGCGACCGGGAACTGGTCGACGCGGTCCGCGAGGCCGCGCCCGACGCCCGCCTCCGCGTCGACGCGAACGAGGCGTGGACGCCGAAGGAGGCGGTGCGGAAGGCCGAGTGGCTCGCCGACCGCGACGTGGAGTTCGTCGAGCAGCCCGTTCCGGCGGAGAACCCCGAGGGCCTCCGGTACGTCTACGAGCGCTCCGAACTGCCCGTCGCCGCCGACGAGTCCTGCGTCACCGCCGCGGACGTGCCCGCGATCGCCGACCGCTGTGACATCGCGAACCTGAAGCTGATGAAGACGGGTGGCCTGCTGGAGGCGCGCCGCGCGATCGCCGCCGCGCGGGCGCACGGCCTCGAAGTGATGTGCGGCTGTATGGTCGAGTCGAACGCCTCCATCGCGGCCGCCGCGCAGCTCGCGCCGCTCTTAGATTACGCCGACCTCGACGGGTCGCTGCTGCTCGCCGAGGACCCGTACGCTGGGATCAACCTGTCGGACGGCGAGATACGGCTCGCCGAGCAAGACCGCGCGGGGACCGGCGCGCGGCCGGCGGAGGAGTGA
- a CDS encoding PspA/IM30 family protein: MGILSRASYVIRSKVNALLNRAEDPTESLDYSYEQMRDELQDVKQGIADLTTQKKRLEIQKRKLEENVEKHNRQAREAVQQDRDDLARKALEKKKSKMSQIEELEGQIADLNDTQDQLVEKKNKLQNRIEEFRTKKETMKARYEAAEASSRVSEAMTGVGDEMEDVSRSIERAEERTEEMEARAEAMDELEDSGAFEDALSDKDSIDRELEGLSTNSEVDAELETLKGELGKGEPANGDGGATNEEIDAELEDIESEMNADDLEADLDGDAEANLDEELDVELEESESEADEKRN; this comes from the coding sequence ATGGGAATCCTCTCTCGCGCCTCCTACGTCATCCGCTCGAAGGTGAACGCCCTCCTCAATCGGGCCGAGGACCCGACCGAGTCGCTCGACTACTCGTACGAGCAGATGCGCGACGAACTCCAGGACGTCAAACAGGGGATCGCGGACCTGACGACCCAGAAGAAGCGGCTGGAGATTCAAAAGCGCAAGCTCGAAGAGAACGTCGAGAAGCACAACCGGCAGGCCCGCGAGGCGGTCCAGCAGGACCGCGACGACCTCGCGCGGAAGGCGCTCGAAAAGAAGAAGTCGAAGATGAGCCAGATCGAGGAGCTGGAAGGACAGATCGCGGACCTCAACGACACGCAGGACCAGCTCGTCGAGAAGAAGAACAAGCTCCAGAACCGCATCGAGGAGTTCCGCACGAAGAAGGAGACGATGAAGGCCCGCTACGAGGCCGCCGAGGCCTCCTCGCGCGTCTCCGAGGCGATGACCGGCGTGGGCGACGAGATGGAGGACGTGAGCCGCTCCATCGAGCGCGCCGAGGAGCGCACCGAGGAGATGGAGGCGCGCGCGGAGGCGATGGACGAGCTGGAGGACTCCGGCGCGTTCGAGGACGCGCTCTCGGACAAGGACAGCATCGACCGCGAGTTAGAGGGGCTCTCGACGAACAGCGAGGTCGACGCCGAACTGGAGACGCTCAAGGGCGAACTCGGGAAGGGGGAGCCGGCGAACGGCGACGGCGGCGCGACCAACGAGGAGATAGACGCCGAGCTGGAGGACATCGAGAGCGAGATGAACGCGGACGATCTGGAAGCCGACCTCGACGGTGACGCCGAGGCGAACCTCGACGAGGAGCTCGACGTCGAGTTAGAGGAATCGGAGTCCGAGGCCGACGAGAAGCGGAACTGA
- a CDS encoding sugar phosphate isomerase/epimerase family protein, translating into MDIGVLTVPLGGEPIDDAAAYLAGLGVDAVELGVGGWPGQDHVDRERLLDDEAARQELRGVLDDHGLRISALATHNNPLHPDEERAATADRELREAIGLADLLGVDTVTCFSGLPAGAPGDSTPNWVTAPWPSEHADALDYQWDEVAVPYWSDLAEHAAHHGVDVAIEMHPNMLVYEPTGMLALREATNERIGANFDPSHLYWQGIDVPEAIRFLGERDAIHHVHAKDTRVYESNSRVKGVLDTTGYADEADRSWLFRSIGYGHGEDHWKDVVSTLRMVGYEGALSIEHEDSLTSSREGLEKAVDVLDRAVFETEPGDAYWAE; encoded by the coding sequence ATGGACATCGGCGTCTTGACCGTTCCCCTCGGCGGCGAACCGATCGACGACGCGGCCGCGTACCTCGCCGGGCTCGGCGTCGACGCCGTCGAACTCGGCGTCGGCGGGTGGCCCGGACAGGACCACGTCGACCGCGAGCGGCTCCTTGACGACGAGGCGGCGCGGCAGGAACTCCGGGGAGTTCTCGACGACCACGGGCTCCGGATCTCCGCGCTCGCGACGCACAACAACCCGCTTCACCCCGACGAGGAGCGGGCCGCGACGGCGGACCGCGAACTGCGCGAGGCGATCGGACTGGCCGACCTGCTCGGCGTCGACACGGTGACGTGCTTCTCGGGACTCCCCGCGGGCGCGCCGGGCGACTCGACGCCGAACTGGGTCACGGCCCCGTGGCCGAGCGAACACGCCGACGCGCTCGACTACCAGTGGGACGAGGTCGCGGTCCCGTACTGGTCGGACCTCGCCGAACACGCCGCGCACCACGGCGTCGACGTGGCTATCGAGATGCACCCGAACATGCTCGTGTACGAGCCGACCGGCATGCTCGCGCTCCGGGAGGCGACGAACGAGCGGATCGGCGCGAACTTCGACCCGTCGCACCTCTACTGGCAGGGGATCGACGTGCCCGAGGCGATCCGCTTCCTCGGCGAGCGCGACGCGATCCACCACGTCCACGCCAAGGACACGAGGGTGTACGAGTCCAACTCGCGGGTGAAGGGCGTCCTCGACACGACGGGGTACGCCGACGAGGCGGACCGCTCGTGGCTGTTCCGCTCGATCGGCTACGGTCACGGGGAGGACCACTGGAAGGACGTGGTCTCGACGCTCCGGATGGTCGGCTACGAGGGCGCGCTGTCGATCGAACACGAGGACTCGCTCACCTCCTCGCGCGAGGGGTTGGAGAAGGCGGTCGACGTGTTGGACCGAGCCGTCTTCGAGACCGAACCGGGCGACGCGTACTGGGCTGAGTGA
- a CDS encoding Gfo/Idh/MocA family protein, with protein sequence MTHETQKVGVLGYRFMGRAHANALARLPMFFPDAPEVERHTLVGRDENALAEAADRFGFAHTATDWEAAIDAVDVFYNLGPNHVHAEPSIAALEAGVPVLCEKPLAPTLEEAAAMRDAAAATGATAGTAFNYRFVPAIRYAKGLIEDGELGEIRQVRGRYLQDWLVDPEAPWAWRMDADMAGSGALGDLGAHTIDLANFLVGEAVGGIDRVSGQLTTFVDERPVYADDDAAGEADAEVAEYRDVTVDDAYSAQVAYESGATGTFEATRVAEGHKNDHTIAVHGSKGSVKFSLERLNELEVLREGNRGYETVLVTEETDPYVDRWWPPGHVIGWEHTFVHESYEYLSAVAEGGSFEPSFADGYEVQKVLAAIERADERGEWVEV encoded by the coding sequence ATGACACATGAAACACAGAAGGTCGGCGTGCTGGGGTATCGATTCATGGGAAGAGCGCACGCGAACGCGCTCGCGCGCCTCCCGATGTTCTTCCCGGACGCCCCCGAGGTCGAGCGGCACACGCTCGTCGGGCGCGACGAAAACGCCCTCGCAGAGGCGGCCGACCGGTTCGGCTTCGCGCACACCGCGACCGACTGGGAGGCGGCGATAGACGCGGTGGACGTCTTCTACAACCTCGGCCCGAACCACGTCCACGCGGAGCCGTCGATCGCGGCCCTCGAAGCGGGGGTCCCCGTCCTCTGTGAGAAGCCGCTCGCGCCGACGCTGGAGGAGGCCGCGGCGATGCGCGACGCCGCGGCCGCGACCGGCGCGACCGCCGGCACCGCGTTCAACTACCGGTTCGTCCCCGCGATCCGGTACGCGAAGGGACTGATCGAGGACGGCGAACTCGGCGAGATACGACAGGTCCGCGGGCGCTACCTCCAGGACTGGCTCGTCGACCCGGAGGCCCCGTGGGCGTGGCGGATGGACGCCGACATGGCCGGATCGGGCGCGCTCGGCGACCTCGGCGCGCACACGATCGACCTCGCGAACTTCCTCGTGGGCGAGGCGGTCGGGGGGATCGACCGCGTCTCCGGGCAGTTGACGACGTTCGTCGACGAGCGCCCGGTGTACGCCGACGACGACGCGGCGGGCGAAGCCGACGCCGAGGTCGCGGAGTACCGCGACGTGACCGTCGACGACGCCTACAGCGCGCAGGTCGCCTACGAGTCGGGCGCGACCGGGACCTTCGAGGCCACGCGGGTCGCCGAGGGGCACAAGAACGACCACACGATCGCGGTCCACGGCTCGAAGGGGAGCGTGAAGTTCTCCTTGGAGCGCCTCAACGAACTGGAGGTGCTCCGCGAGGGGAACCGCGGCTACGAGACGGTGTTAGTCACCGAGGAGACGGACCCGTACGTGGACCGCTGGTGGCCCCCCGGCCACGTGATCGGGTGGGAGCACACGTTCGTCCACGAGAGCTACGAGTACCTCTCGGCGGTCGCGGAAGGCGGGTCGTTCGAGCCGTCGTTCGCTGACGGGTACGAGGTCCAGAAGGTACTCGCGGCGATCGAGCGGGCCGACGAGCGCGGCGAGTGGGTCGAAGTCTAA
- a CDS encoding type IV pilin has product MAAFRDDERGFTPLAGTGLLVGIVVLLLAIVGAAVFGLIDGVAPPDAEFEAQQEDGELVVVAIGPDPVPAEELYVRGEDPDGNVQFGAWPGDGVVRPGDRVPVPNATGNENFDVVWEPVAFDTRETLGSYDGEDSAIDEWSEENGGSTPGGGVGV; this is encoded by the coding sequence ATGGCTGCGTTCCGAGACGACGAGCGAGGGTTCACCCCGCTGGCGGGGACGGGGCTGCTCGTTGGGATCGTCGTGTTGCTGCTGGCGATCGTCGGCGCGGCGGTGTTCGGGCTCATCGACGGCGTCGCCCCGCCGGACGCCGAGTTCGAGGCCCAACAGGAGGACGGCGAACTCGTCGTCGTCGCGATCGGTCCCGACCCGGTCCCCGCCGAGGAGCTGTACGTCCGCGGCGAGGACCCGGACGGGAACGTCCAGTTCGGCGCGTGGCCCGGCGACGGCGTGGTCCGGCCGGGCGATCGGGTCCCCGTCCCCAACGCCACCGGCAACGAGAACTTCGACGTGGTCTGGGAGCCGGTTGCGTTCGACACCCGCGAGACGCTCGGCAGCTACGACGGCGAGGACTCCGCGATCGACGAGTGGAGCGAGGAGAACGGCGGCAGCACGCCGGGCGGCGGCGTCGGCGTCTGA
- a CDS encoding YIP1 family protein, whose amino-acid sequence MTSRTGGSTGGRPRGLRGIARTWAEVLVRPRRAFANSITPGDQAPALTFAVAVVAAFAFGLIATDPGAVPAVVPSSRALSGLVVFVVAVVIGTPVGLHLTGAVATVSVVVASLELADGIGFRDRGGVSETVQAVAYASSPMALAGPAIPELRVVCGAYAAVLLFVGLRSVHGLGALRTAVAALPPAALGYGVGYRVVAAARTLFAA is encoded by the coding sequence GTGACGTCTCGGACAGGCGGTTCGACGGGCGGTCGCCCGCGCGGGCTGCGCGGCATCGCGCGCACGTGGGCCGAGGTGCTCGTTCGGCCGCGGCGAGCGTTCGCAAACTCGATCACGCCCGGCGATCAGGCCCCGGCACTGACGTTCGCGGTCGCGGTCGTCGCGGCGTTCGCGTTCGGCCTGATCGCGACCGACCCCGGCGCGGTGCCGGCCGTCGTCCCCTCGTCGCGGGCGCTGTCCGGACTGGTGGTCTTCGTCGTCGCGGTCGTGATCGGGACCCCCGTCGGCCTCCACCTGACCGGCGCGGTCGCGACGGTGTCGGTCGTGGTCGCGAGCCTCGAACTCGCGGACGGGATCGGGTTCCGCGACCGCGGCGGCGTGAGCGAGACGGTTCAGGCCGTCGCGTACGCCAGTTCGCCGATGGCGCTCGCGGGACCGGCGATACCCGAGCTCAGGGTCGTCTGCGGCGCGTACGCGGCGGTGCTGCTGTTCGTCGGGCTCCGCTCGGTTCACGGGCTGGGGGCGCTCCGGACGGCTGTCGCCGCGCTCCCGCCGGCCGCGCTCGGCTACGGCGTGGGGTACCGCGTCGTGGCGGCGGCGCGGACGCTTTTCGCCGCGTGA